From one Callithrix jacchus isolate 240 chromosome 2, calJac240_pri, whole genome shotgun sequence genomic stretch:
- the AMACR gene encoding alpha-methylacyl-CoA racemase isoform X2 — translation MALQGISVVELAGLAPGPFCGMVLADFGARVIRVDRPGSRYDLSGLARGKRSLALDLKQPRGVAVLRRLCAKSDVLLEPFRSGVMERLQLGPEILQRENPRLIYARLSGFGQSGSFSRLAGHDINYLALSGGRNSIFKFFSVENSEIESVESTSRAEHVGWWSTFLYNLQDSRWGVHGRGSNRTPVL, via the exons ATGGCACTGCAGGGCATCTCGGTCGTGGAGCTGGCCGGCCTGGCCCCGGGCCCGTTCTGTGGTATGGTCCTGGCGGACTTTGGGGCGCGGGTGATACGCGTGGACCGGCCCGGCTCCCGCTACGACCTGAGCGGCTTGGCCCGGGGCAAGCGCTCGCTGGCGCTGGACCTGAAGCAGCCCCGGGGAGTCGCGGTGCTGCGGCGTCTGTGCGCAAAGTCGGACGTGTTGTTGGAGCCCTTCCGCAGCG GTGTCATGGAGAGACTCCAGCTCGGCCCAGAGATTCTGCAGCGGGAGAATCCAAGGCTTATTTATGCCAGGCTGAGTGGATTTGGCCAGTCGGGAAGCTTCTCTAGGTTAGCTGGCCATGATATCAACTATTTGGCTTTGTCag GTGGAAGGAACAGCATATTTAAGTTCTTTTCTGTGGAAAACTCAGAAATTGAATCTGTGGAAAGCACCTCGAGGGCAGAACATGTTGGATGGTGGAGCACCTTTCTATACAACTTACAGGACAGCAGATGGGGAGTTCATGGCCGTGGGAGCAATAGAACCCCAGTTCTATGA